A region from the Drosophila bipectinata strain 14024-0381.07 chromosome 3R, DbipHiC1v2, whole genome shotgun sequence genome encodes:
- the Rpn2 gene encoding 26S proteasome non-ATPase regulatory subunit 1, translating into MSLTSAAGIISLLDEPMPDLKVFALKKLDNIVDEFWPEISESIEKIEMLHEDRSFPENKLAGMVASKVFYHLGSFEDALTYALGAGDLFDVNARNEYTETIIAKCIDFYIAQRVEFIENPKEATAVDERLEGIVNRMIQRCLDDNQFRQALGIALETRRMDIFEVAIMKSDDVRGMLAYAYNVTMSLIQNRGFRNQVLRCLVGLYRDLGVPDYVNMCQCLIFLEDPLAVAEMLDALTRSSVESNNLMAYQIAFDLYESATQEFLGNVLQALKNTAPIPTALPSTFKPQGTTSGDSKSEDDSKSKSSEDITEEKEVDAKVERTIDSLNEVEKLHQKNIEKLISILSGEVSIDLQLQFLIRSNHADLQVLRGTKEAVRVSICHTATVIANAFMHSGTTSDQFLRDNLDWLARATNWAKLTATASLGVIHRGHEKDSLALMQSYLPKEAGPSSGYSEGGALYALGLIHANHGANIIDYLLQQLKDAQNENVRHGGCLGLGLAGMGTHRQDLYEQLKFNLYQDDAVTGEAAGIAMGMVMLGSKNAQAIEDMVSYAQETQHEKILRGLAVGISLTMFSRLEEADPLVTSLSTDKDPVLRRSGMYTLAMAYNGTGSNKAIRKLLHVAVSDVNDDVRRAAVTAIGFILFRTPEQCPSVVSLLAESYNPHVRYGAAMALGIACAGTGLREAIALLEPMVKFDPVNFVRQGALIASAMILIQHTDQSCPKTTFFRQLYAEVISNKHEDVMAKYGAILAQGIIDAGGRNATLSLQSRTGHTNLQAVVGMLAFTQYWYWFPLAHTLSLAFTPTCVIGLNSDLKMPKMEFKSAAKPSLYAYPAPLEEKKSEEREKVATAVLSIAARQKRRENADKKEDEKMDVDEDSKEATTAVKKEEEAKTEEKPAVEEKPKKKEEKEKKKEEDKEAAGTSSSSDKEKEKEKDKKEKKEPEPTSEILQNPARVLRQQLKVLSVIDGQLYEPLKEVTIGGIIVFQHTGKAEDQELVEPVAAFGPMNDEEKEPEPPEPFEYIED; encoded by the exons ATTATTGCCAAGTGCATTGATTTCTACATTGCCCAGCGGGTGGAGTTCATAGAGAATCCCAAGGAGGCCACTGCCGTGGACGAGCGCCTGGAGGGGATTGTCAACAGGATGATTCAGCGCTGTCTGGATGATAACCAGTTTCGTCAGGCCTTGGGCATTGCTCTCGAGACACGTCGCATGGACATCTTCGAGGTGGCGATCATGAAGTCTGACGATGTGCGCGGCATGCTGGCCTACGCCTACAATGTCACCATGTCTTTGATACAGAACCGGGGCTTCCGCAACCAAGTACTGCGCTGCCTAGTGGGCTTGTATCGCGATTTGGGTGTGCCGGACTATGTCAACATGTGCCAGTGCCTGATCTTCTTGGAGGATCCGCTAGCTGTCGCAGAAATGCTTGACGCCTTGACTCGTTCGTCAGTAGAATCTAACAACCTGATGGCGTACCAGATTGCCTTTGATCTTTATGAGTCCGCCACGCAAGAATTTCTTGGCAATGTGTTGCAGGCTCTTAAAAATACAGCACCCATTCCCACCGCCCTGCCCAGTACGTTCAAGCCTCAGGGAACGACATCTGGAGACAGTAAGTCGGAGGATGACAGCAAGTCAAAATCAAGTGAAGATATCACCGAAGAAAAAGAAGTCGATGCCAAGGTTGAACGCACCATAGACTCCCTCAACGAGGTGGAGAAACTGCATCAGAAAAACATCGAAAAGCTCATATCTATTCTGTCAGGAGAGGTGTCCATTGACCTTCAGCTGCAGTTCCTTATCCGCAGCAACCACGCCGATCTGCAGGTTCTGAGAGGCACTAAGGAAGCTGTGCGTGTTTCCATCTGCCACACAGCCACCGTGATTGCCAACGCGTTTATGCACAGTGGCACCACGTCCGACCAATTCCTGCGCGACAATCTTGACTGGCTGGCCAGGGCAACGAATTGGGCCAAGCTGACAGCCACGGCATCGTTGGGTGTGATCCATCGCGGGCATGAAAAGGACTCCCTGGCACTAATGCAAAGTTACCTGCCCAAGGAGGCAGGTCCCAGCTCGGGTTACTCCGAGGGCGGCGCTCTCTATGCCTTGGGCTTGATTCACGCCAACCATGGAGCCAATATAATTGACTATCTGCTGCAACAGCTAAAGGATGCCCAGAACGAAAACGTGCGCCACGGTGGATGCCTTGGTCTCGGTCTCGCTGGAATGGGCACCCATCGCCAGGATTTGTACGAGCAGCTGAAGTTCAACCTGTACCAGGACGATGCAGTTACCGGAGAAGCAGCGGGCATTGCCATGGGAATGGTAATGCTGGGCTCCAAGAACGCCCAGGCTATCGAGGATATGGTGTCTTATGCTCAGGAAACGCAGCACGAAAAGATCCTACGTGGCTTAGCCGTTGGCATTTCGCTTACCATGTTCTCCCGATTGGAAGAAGCCGATCCCTTGGTGACCAGTCTCTCCACCGACAAGGACCCAGTCCTTCGTCGCTCTGGAATGTACACTTTGGCCATGGCATATAACGGAACTGGCAGTAACAAGGCCATCCGCAAGTTGCTTCATGTGGCTGTCTCCGACGTGAATGACGATGTGCGTCGCGCCGCTGTTACCGCCATTGGTTTCATTCTGTTCCGCACTCCGGAACAGTGCCCTTCGGTGGTTAGTCTTTTGGCCGAATCGTACAATCCGCACGTTCGCTACGGAGCCGCCATGGCGTTGGGTATCGCTTGTGCCGGCACTGGACTGCGAGAGGCCATTGCCCTCCTGGAGCCGATGGTCAAGTTCGATCCGGTGAACTTTGTGCGCCAGGGTGCCCTGATCGCATCTGCCATGATCTTGATCCAGCACACAGACCAGAGCTGCCCCAAGACGACGTTCTTCCGCCAGTTGTATGCTGAGGTCATCAGCAACAAGCACGAGGATGTGATGGCCAAGTACGGTGCCATTCTGGCCCAGG GCATCATTGATGCTGGTGGCAGGAACGCAACCCTCTCGTTGCAGTCTCGCACAGGCCACACCAACTTGCAGGCCGTCGTGGGCATGCTGGCCTTCACCCAGTACTGGTACTGGTTCCCGCTGGCTCACACTTTGTCGCTGGCCTTTACGCCCACCTGCGTGATTGGTCTGAACTCTGACCTCAAGATGCCCAAGATGGAGTTCAAGTCGGCGGCCAAGCCATCGCTGTACGCTTACCCCGCCCCGCTGGAGGAGAAAAAGAGCGAGGAGCGCGAGAAGGTGGCCACTGCTGTTCTGTCCATCGCTGCCCGCCAGAAGCGACGCGAAAACGCCGACAAGAAAGAGGACGAGAAGATGGACGTGGATGAGGACAGCAAGGAGGCAACCACCGCTGTCAAAAAGGAGGAAGAAGCCAAGACCGAAGAGAAACCTGCCGTCGAGGAGAAGCCCAAGAAGaaggaggagaaggagaaaAAGAAGGAGGAGGACAAGGAGGCAGCGGGCACCAGCAGCTCCAGCGACAAAGAGaaggaaaaagaaaaggaCAAGAAGGAAAAGAAGGAGCCGGAGCCCACATCCGAAATCCTGCAGAATCCCGCTCGTGTGTTGCGTCAGCAGCTCAAAGTCCTCAGCGTTATCGATGGCCAGTTGTATGAACCCTTAAAGGAAGTAACCATCGGCGGTATCATCGTGTTCCAGCACACCGGCAAGGCCGAGGATCAAGAGCTCGTGGAGCCCGTGGCTGCCTTTGGGCCCATGAACGACGAGGAGAAGGAGCCTGAGCCGCCAGAGCCCTTCGAGTACATCGAGGACTAA
- the rdog gene encoding probable multidrug resistance-associated protein lethal(2)03659: MNRTRRKVVRPKNPYTKANIFSQWSFWWMRDLFRRGLQGPLTDEELYQHRKTLDSERVTNKFAELWDDELKRSNPSVVRMILRAYGKIFVPLGLAFSICETICKSLMPLFLGGLVGYFATNQTEISEQAAYLYALGIVICMLVPVITFHPFIFYIFQVGTKLRLALSGLIYRKCLQVSKSSSNDGLRGRAINILSNDLGRFDVALCFLHDTWKGPLESILIGYLMYREIGISSVIGVSFMLSFIPLQAWAAKKAAYYRQMTAERTDLRVKLMNEIIQGIQVIKMYAWEKSFARVIAEVRLKEVKAIKGTAYIHAGLGCTSMISPLSVFLALCSYVYLGDPLTAKKVYTVSSYFNMLNDSMVHFWPLSITFIAEALVSAKRCKEFLLDGDKAEVPINLEANQQTGKNKRKITKQDKQKNVELNGSLLSNGQVQHNRLRDYDPDAERKCVILKNVSASWDTSDGHANCAIENFSTEIPDQTLTAVVGPVGAGKSSFLNVLLGEVGIDKGEAMVHGTISYASQEPWVFEGTIRDNIVFVEDYNERRYKKVVKACGLERDLELLPRGDLTVVGERGVSLSGGQKARVSLARAVYRKADIYLLDDPLSAVDTHVGKHIFDRCIRDFLSKKIRILVTHQVQYLFDVEHLLLMGSGKVVAQGSYQQLQSSRQFQFLEQTQHDESGIDTHSVSSFLSRSDSEKSMEHHAHNQLLRPDEEVEELNQEQQSVGSVKFHVYASYIKALDSTFLLGIIVGLFLVARVMLTGVDYFLSRWVIWEEKVAANATAALLNESDPMPANDTLPLNATDTSATPLVSESIEANVRKELVLFYAIILGTTLVVYLIRTFGFFKMCLRISLHLHDKLFRGITRASMYFFNTNSSGRILNRFSKDIRTVDTDLPHTLLDCLAFVIDVSGVLIIVAIANYWLLVPAGVIVIILGCIRYLYVNTSRSVKRLESISRSPVFSLTNQTFQGLTTIRALQAQSALESEFHGYQNANTSAWFLFLSCTRAFALWSDLLCIGYMAAVTFSFLLLKNEFFSGDVGLAILHSTTMTGMCQWGMRQTAELENQMTSVERVLEYTEQPSEAPLETAEKFKPKTEWPSKGRIEFTNFKLRYSPKEAPVLRDLNFTIEPREKIGIVGRTGAGKSSIIQSIFRLACNEGMIRIDDVDIENIGLHDLRSHISIIPQDPVLFSGTLRYNLDPMDERSDEEMWKALGDVELRSYVSTLIGGLNCRMYDGGSNFSVGQRQLVCLARAILRHNKILIMDEATANVDPETDKLIQRTIRSKFAHCTVLTIAHRLHTVMDSDRVLVMDAGEARELGHPYELLQRPDGYLRQLVDHTGAATAYALQQAAEQSYSKQLIGDGTHDEDINITLAMEERAE; encoded by the exons atgaaccGCACCAGAAGAAAGGTTGTCCGTCCAAAGAATCCCTACACCAAGGCGAATATCTTCTCACAATGGAGCTTCTG GTGGATGCGAGATCTATTTAGGCGCGGCCTTCAAGGTCCGTTGACGGACGAGGAGCTCTACCAGCACAGAAAGACACTGGACAGCGAAAGAGTCACAAACAAGTTTGCTGAACTCTGGGACGATGAGCTCAAACGAAGTAATCCCAGCGTGGTGCGGATGATCCTGCGAGCATACGGAAAGATTTTTGTGCCCTTAGGACTGGCCTTTTCCATTTGCGAAACGATTTGCAA ATCCCTAATGCCGTTGTTTCTAGGCGGCCTCGTTGGTTACTTTGCCACTAATCAGACTGAAATCAGTGAGCAGGCCGCCTATCTATACGCCCTGGGAATCGTGATTTGCATGCTGGTGCCCGTGATAACATTCCATCCCTTTATCTTTTACATCTTCCAAGTGGGCACTAAGCTGCGACTGGCTCTGTCTGGTTTAATCTACAGGAAGTGCCTTCAGGTCTCCAAGAGCAGTAGTAATGACGGCCTTCGTGGGAGAGCCATAAACATATTGTCCAACGATCTGGGGCGGTTCGATGTGGCGCTGTGCTTCCTGCACGACACGTGGAAGGGACCGCTGGAATCGATTCTGATTGGCTACCTCATGTACCGAGAAATTGGCATCTCCTCAGTGATTGGCGTGTCCTTCATGCTCAGCTTTATTCCACTACAGGCGTGGGCCGCCAAGAAGGCAGCCTACTACCGCCAGATGACGGCCGAGCGAACGGATTTGAGAGTGAAGCTGATGAACGAGATCATCCAGGGCATCCAGGTGATCAAGATGTACGCGTGGGAGAAGAGCTTCGCCCGCGTCATTGCCGAGGTGCGTCTCAAGGAAGTTAAAGCCATTAAGGGAACTGCCTACATCCACGCGGGTCTAGGATGCACCTCCATGATATCGCCGTTGTCCGTATTCCTCGCCCTGTGCTCCTACGTTTACCTCGGGGATCCGCTCACCGCCAAGAAGGTGTACACCGTATCCTCCTACTTCAACATGCTCAACGATTCCATGGTGCACTTCTGGCCCCTGTCCATTACCTTCATAGCCGAGGCTCTCGTATCGGCAAAACGTTGCAAGGAGTTCTTGTTGGATGGAGACAAAGCCGAAGTGCCAATTAATTTGGAGGCCAACCAGCAGACTGGCAAGAATAAGCGAAAGATCACCAAGCAAGACAAACAAAAGAATGTGGAGTTGAATGGATCTCTGTTGTCCAATGGCCAGGTGCAGCACAATCGTCTGAGGGACTATGATCCGGATGCAGAAAGGAAATGTGTGATCCTCAAGAACGTAAGTGCCTCATGGGACACGAGTGATGGTCACGCCAACTGCGCCATCGAGAACTTCAGCACGGAAATCCCAGATCAAACTCTGACGGCTGTTGTGGGACCCGTGGGAGCGGGCAAGTCCAGCTTCCTGAATGTACTTCTGGGAGAAGTTGGCATTGATAAAGGTGAGGCCATGGTACATGGAACGATTTCCTATGCCTCACAAGAGCCCTGGGTCTTCGAGGGCACTATCCGCGACAATATTGTCTTTGTGGAGGACTACAACGAGAGAAGGTATAAGAAAGTGGTGAAGGCGTGTGGGCTGGAGCGCGATCTGGAGCTACTTCCTCGAGGAGACTTGACAGTGGTTGGAGAGCGGGGTGTGAGTCTCAGTGGTGGACAAAAGGCCAGAGTGAGTTTGGCCCGAGCCGTCTACCGCAAGGCAGACATTTACCTTCTAGATGATCCTCTATCCGCCGTGGACACCCACGTGGGCAAGCACATATTTGATCGTTGCATCCGTGATTTTCTGTCCAAAAAAATACGAATCCTCGTCACGCACCAGGTGCAATACCTTTTCGACGTGGAGCACCTGCTGTTGATGGGATCCGGCAAGGTTGTGGCTCAGGGTAGCTACCAGCAGCTACAGAGCTCCCGCCAGTTCCAGTTCCTCGAGCAAACGCAGCATGACGAAAGTGGCATTGATACGCACAGTGTGAGCAGTTTCCTATCTCGGAGCGATTCGGAGAAGAGCATGGAGCACCATGCTCACAATCAGCTCCTGCGGCCGGACGAAGAGGTGGAGGAGTTGAACCAAGAACAGCAGTCAGTGGGCTCTGTCAAATTCCACGTCTATGCCTCCTATATCAAAGCCTTGGACAGTACCTTCCTGTTGGGAATTATTGTCGGTCTGTTCCTTGTCGCGAGGGTGATGCTCACCGGAGTGGATTACTTCTTGTCACGATG ggtCATCTGGGAGGAAAAAGTGGCAGCCAACGCCACTGCTGCTCTGCTGAACGAAAGTGATCCAATGCCTGCCAATGATACGCTGCCCCTGAATGCAACAGACACTTCTGCAACGCCCCTTGTATCTGAAAGTATTGAGGCCAATGTGCGCAAGGAACTGGTGCTTTTCTATGCCATCATATTGGGCACCACGCTGGTGGTATATCTCATACGCACATTCGGCTTCTTCAAGATGTGCCTGCGCATTTCGCTCCACCTTCACGACAAACTCTTCAGAGGAATTACCCGAGCCAGCATGTACTTCTTCAATACGAACTCCTCCGGCCGAATACTGAATCGCTTTTCAAAGGACATACGCACTGTGGATACGGATCTCCCGCACACACTCTTGGATTGTCTGGCCTTTGTCATTGATGTATCCGGTGTCTTGATCATTGTGGCTATAGCCAATTACTGGCTACTGGTTCCTGCGGGAGTGATAGTTATCATTCTGGGATGTATTCGCTATCTGTATGTGAACACTAGCCGCAGTGTCAAGCGCTTGGAGTCCATAT CTCGCAGTCCGGTGTTCTCGCTGACAAACCAAACCTTCCAGGGTCTAACAACCATTCGCGCTTTGCAGGCTCAAAGCGCCCTGGAGTCGGAGTTCCATGGATACCAAAACGCTAACACATCTGCCTGGTTCCTGTTTCTTTCCTGCACCCGAGCCTTCGCGTTGTGGTCGGACCTGCTGTGTATTGGATACATGGCGGCCGTAACCTTCAGTTTTCTGTTGCTCAAAAACGAATTCTTTAGCGGCGACGTGGGCCTGGCCATTCTCCACTCCACCACAATGACGGGTATGTGCCAGTGGGGTATGCGACAAACAGCCGAGTTGGAGAACCAGATGACCAGCGTCGAGCGAGTATTGGAGTACACGGAGCAACCTTCAGAGGCGCCCTTGGAAACTGCCGAAAAGTTCAAGCCAAAAACCGAGTGGCCCAGCAAAGGTCGCATCGAGTTCACGAACTTCAAACTGCGCTACTCACCCAAGGAAGCACCGGTTCTTCGCGATCTGAACTTCACCATTGAGCCACGCGAGAAGATCGGCATTGTGGGTCGCACTGGTGCCGGAAAGTCTTCAATTATTCAGTCTATCTTCCGCCTGGCCTGCAACGAGGGCATGATCCGTATCGACGATGTGGATATTGAAAACATAGGCCTGCATGATTTGCGAAGCCACATTTCGATTATACCCCAAGATCCCGTTCTGTTCTCGGGTACGTTGCGATATAACCTGGACCCTATGGACGAGCGCTCAGACGAAGAGATGTGGAAGGCTCTGGGCGATGTGGAGCTACGTTCATATGTTTCGACACTGATTGGGGGCTTGAACTGTCGCATGTACGACGGCGGATCCAACTTCAGTGTCGGTCAGAGGCAGCTCGTTTGCCTGGCTAGGGCCATACTGAGACACAACAAAATCCTGATCATGGACGAGGCCACGGCCAATGTGGATCCTGA AACGGACAAACTAATCCAGCGGACAATTCGCTCCAAATTCGCTCACTGCACAGTTTTGACAATAGCCCACCGCTTGCACACCGTGATGGACAGTGATCGAGTGCTGGTGATGGACGCTGGGGAAGCTCGGGAGCTGGGTCATCCCTATGAGCTGCTCCAGCGACCCGATGGATACCTGCGCCAGTTGGTGGACCACACTGGGGCGGCCACGGCGTATGCTCTGCAGCAGGCGGCGGAGCAGAGTTACAGTAAACAACTGATAGGCGATGGGACGCACGACGAGGATATAAACATCACCCTGGCGATGGAGGAAAGGGCGGAGTAA
- the LOC108119790 gene encoding probable multidrug resistance-associated protein lethal(2)03659 — protein MSAAYEQRKPNPVAKANFLSKWFFIWTSEILMKGLRRNLDPADLYAPDPSLESCNVSSYLLVFWEQELQRAKPNVLRMIFRAYGWSFIPSSIVYSILTIAVHTTQPLMLGGLVSFFSESSNNISKHSAYMYAMGVVLCSLISGLFYHPFMKYLFRVGSRIRLACTGLVYRKFLRVSVAADTSGVSGYAIALMATDLPTFNEAFYNFHELWRGPLEGAVFVYIIYQLIGWPAIVGLAAILAFIPLQAWAARANGRYKRKSAEFGDDRVKLMNEIIAAMQLIKMYAWEKSFGKLIAKVRKEEMKAIRGSTYIYAGLQCTDMISKLSLFLSLVTYVFTGDIVTAQKVFIVSSYYDHLNDSLLHTWPLAINMWVETFVVANRVKDFLFQHENPSDGGVGNIKTTDESPDHGNFYGRKHNPKAKVKSITVQKLTASWDQANQEKRQRHIEGVSFQASDQQFLGIVGTVGAGKSTLLQAILGELDIISGSVELNGALSYAPQEPWILKGTLRENILFTEPFDEQRYQEVLRVCHLDKDVELLPGGDSARVGEGGASLSGGQKARVSLARAVYRKADIYLLDDPLSAVDSHVSKMLLDRCLNEFLANKIRILVTHRVQLLRHVDHLLLLEGGRISVQGKYDALRKLINFRMSVANDVEVAKLRAMRTDSVYEDPEPRKSLTQEEHLDRNKLEQQFKEQQDKGSVKLKTYRAYLRELGHPVVVAIILILFVVARVSEATMDIFLSKWATWEETEPNLHEPVPEYHKTRMHMVTLYTFLILSTLIFYVLRTFGFFAMTLRISLRIHNDLFRGIISACMNFFTVATSGRILNRFSSDILAIDVNLPQSLMDSIEFAVNALAVLAVVSTANIWLLIPAIVVVALLYGCRCLYIGASRSLKRIETITRSPIYSHTNTTFRGLATIRALDGKKRMEESFHYYQNENTSALYLYVSINRAFAFWTDLICVLYIAAVTFSFLIFDSRRGYYSGDVGLAITQSMNLVLMCQAGMRQTVELENMMTSVERVLEYANIPSEPAYETPESVKLPKHWPSGGQLEFRDLRLRYNNHGPYVLKGLNFTIRGEEKIGIVGHTAAGKSSIAQALFRLAQNEGHIAIDGYDTADLGLHDLRSRISIIPQDPVLFSGSLRFNLDPFEEKSDAELWHALEAVNMKAFVSNLKDGLWCRLHDNGANFSLGQRQLVCLARALLRQNKILIMDEATANVDPETDHLIQATIHSRFAHCTVLTIAHRLHTVMDNDRVMVVDMGRVVELGHPHELLRNRHGYLHRFVEKTGVGTAQHLKYLAEQSYRKRVLGHAKSEDESSVLDTGLKGTTL, from the exons ATGAGTGCCGCCTATGAGCAACGCAAACCAAATCCAGTGGCCAAGGCCAATTTCCTCTCCAAATGGTTTTTTAT CTGGACGAGCGAGATTCTCATGAAAGGCTTGCGCCGGAATCTCGATCCCGCAGATCTCTATGCTCCCGATCCGAGTCTAGAGAGCTGCAATGTGTCCTCGTATCTGTTGGTCTTCTGGGAGCAGGAGCTGCAGCGGGCCAAGCCCAATGTCCTGCGCATGATCTTCAGAGCCTACGGCTGGAGTTTTATTCCATCGAGCATTGTCTATTCAATCCTGACCATTGCAGTGCA CACCACACAGCCCTTGATGCTGGGTGGCCTAGTGTCCTTCTTCTCGGAGAGCTCTAACAATATCAGCAAACATTCGGCCTACATGTATGCCATGGGCGTAGTACTTTGCTCCCTGATCTCTGGGCTTTTCTATCATCCGTTTATGAAGTACCTCTTCCGTGTGGGCTCGCGCATCCGCTTGGCCTGCACTGGACTCGTGTACCGTAAGTTCCTGCGGGTCTCGGTGGCGGCGGACACCAGTGGGGTGAGTGGTTATGCCATAGCCCTGATGGCCACGGACCTGCCGACCTTTAATGAGGCCTTCTACAACTTCCACGAGCTGTGGCGCGGCCCACTGGAGGGCGCTGTCTTCGTCTACATCATATACCAATTGATTGGATGGCCGGCGATAGTGGGACTCGCCGCCATCCTGGCATTTATTCCACTCCAGGCTTGGGCCGCCCGGGCAAACGGCCGGTACAAGAGAAAATCCGCCGAATTCGGAGACGATCGGGTGAAGCTAATGAATGAGATTATCGCCGCCATGCAGCTGATTAAGATGTACGCCTGGGAGAAGTCCTTCGGCAAGCTGATCGCCAAAGTGCGAAAGGAGGAGATGAAAGCCATCAGAGGATCTACCTACATCTATGCGGGATTGCAGTGCACCGACATGATCTCTAAGCTCTCGCTGTTCCTCTCACTGGTAACCTATGTGTTCACCGGCGACATTGTCACCGCCCAGAAGGTGTTCATAGTTTCCAGCTACTACGATCACTTGAATGATTCACTTCTACACACCTGGCCGCTGGCCATAAATATGTGGGTGGAGACATTTGTGGTGGCCAACCGCGTCAAAGACTTCCTTTTCCAACACGAGAACCCTTCAGATGGCGGAGTGGGTAACATTAAGACTACGGATGAGAGCCCCGATCACGGGAATTTCTACGGCCGTAAACATAATCCAAAGGCGAAGGTGAAGAGTATCACGGTTCAGAAACTAACGGCTAGCTGGGATCAGGCCAATCAGGAGAAGCGCCAACGACACATTGAGGGCGTCAGTTTCCAGGCATCGGACCAGCAGTTCTTGGGAATTGTGGGCACGGTAGGTGCCGGAAAGAGTACTCTGCTTCAAGCCATTCTGGGAGAACTGGACATTATTAGCGGGAGTGTGGAGTTGAATGGGGCTCTGAGCTACGCTCCCCAGGAACCGTGGATATTGAAGGGAACTCTTCGGGAAAATATACTTTTCACTGAGCCCTTCGACGAGCAACGATATCAAGAGGTCCTTCGAGTCTGCCACCTGGACAAGGATGTGGAACTGTTACCTGGTGGAGATTCTGCTAGAGTGGGTGAGGGCGGTGCCAGTTTAAGTGGAGGCCAGAAAGCTCGCGTTAGCTTGGCCAGAGCAGTTTACCGAAAAGCTGACATCTACCTATTGGACGATCCTCTGTCCGCCGTGGACTCCCATGTCAGCAAAATGCTTTTAGATCGCTGCCTCAACGAGTTCCTGGCAAACAAGATCCGCATCCTGGTCACCCATCGCGTGCAGCTGCTGCGTCATGTGGATCATCTTCTTCTGCTCGAAGGCGGGCGAATCTCTGTCCAGGGGAAATACGATGCCTTAAGAAAACTTATCAACTTCCGGATGTCGGTAGCCAATGATGTTGAGGTAGCGAAGCTAAGGGCCATGCGTACGGACAGTGTTTACGAGGATCCGGAGCCGAGAAAGTCCCTAACCCAGGAGGAGCACCTCGACCGGAATAAACTAGAGCAACAGTTCAAGGAGCAGCAGGACAAAGGGTCGGTCAAGTTGAAGACCTACAGGGCCTATTTACGGGAACTGGGACACCCTGTTGTGGTGGCCATAATCCTTATTTTGTTCGTCGTGGCCCGTGTTTCGGAAGCTACAATGGATATATTTCTCTCCAAGTG GGCCACTTGGGAGGAAACGGAGCCAAATCTCCACGAGCCAGTCCCGGAGTATCATAAAACCCGTATGCACATGGTGACCCTGTATACCTTCCTCATCCTGAGCACTTTGATATTCTACGTTTTGCgaacttttggattttttgcgATGACTTTGCGCATTTCTCTAAGGATTCACAACGATCTCTTCCGGGGGATCATCAGTGCCTGTATGAACTTCTTTACTGTGGCCACTTCCGGCAGGATACTGAATCGCTTTTCCAGCGATATATTGGCCATTGATGTGAACCTTCCCCAGTCCTTGATGGATTCCATAGAGTTTGCGGTGAACGCTTTGGCCGTACTGGCGGTTGTGAGTACCGCCAATATATGGCTCCTGATTCCGGCCATCGTTGTGGTGGCTTTACTATACGGGTGTCGATGTCTGTACATCGGAGCTAGCCGGAGTTTGAAAAGAATTGAAACCATAA CCCGCAGTCCCATCTATTCCCATACCAATACCACCTTTAGGGGTCTGGCCACCATCCGAGCTCTGGATGGAAAAAAACGGATGGAAGAGAGCTTCCATTATTACCAGAACGAGAACACCTCCGCACTATATCTTTATGTCAGCATCAATAGAGCCTTTGCCTTTTGGACGGATCTCATATGTGTCCTCTACATTGCGGCTGTGACTTTTAGCTTCCTGATCTTTGACAGCCGGCGGGGCTACTATAGTGGAGATGTAGGTCTGGCCATCACCCAGTCCATGAACCTGGTGCTAATGTGTCAGGCAGGAATGCGACAGACCGTCGAGCTGGAGAACATGATGACCAGTGTGGAAAGGGTCCTGGAATATGCCAATATCCCCTCGGAACCCGCTTACGAGACTCCGGAATCGGTTAAGCTACCAAAACACTGGCCCAGTGGCGGACAGCTGGAGTTCCGGGATCTGCGACTGCGCTATAACAACCACGGTCCTTATGTCCTCAAAGGACTAAACTTTACCATTCGGGGAGAAGAAAAGATTGGGATTGTGGGCCACACGGCAGCTGGAAAGTCCTCGATTGCTCAGGCCCTTTTCCGGCTGGCCCAAAACGAAGGCCACATAGCCATCGATGGCTATGACACCGCGGATCTGGGATTGCACGATCTGCGGAGCAGGATCTCGATTATCCCCCAGGATCCGGTGCTCTTCTCGGGATCTCTCCGCTTCAATCTCGACCCGTTCGAGGAGAAGTCGGACGCGGAGCTCTGGCACGCCCTGGAGGCTGTCAACATGAAGGCGTTTGTATCGAATCTTAAGGACGGGCTATGGTGTCGCCTCCACGATAATGGAGCTAACTTTAGTCTGGGCCAGAGGCAGCTGGTCTGCCTGGCAAGAGCTCTCCTCCGCCAGAACAAAATACTCATCATGGACGAGGCGACTGCCAACGTTGATCCCGA GACCGATCATCTCATCCAGGCAACCATACACTCCAGATTCGCTCACTGCACTGTGCTGACCATTGCCCACCGACTCCATACAGTTATGGACAACGATCGGGTGATGGTGGTTGATATGGGACGGGTGGTGGAGCTGGGACATCCGCACGAGCTGCTGCGCAACAGGCACGGATACCTGCACCGTTTCGTGGAGAAGACCGGCGTGGGCACAGCCCAGCACCTGAAATATCTGGCGGAGCAGAGCTACCGGAAACGAGTGCTGGGCCACGCCAAGTCGGAGGACGAGAGCTCCGTGCTGGACACGGGGTTGAAGGGGACTACTCTGTGA